AGCGATCGCACGTTTCGACCTCGCGGCGTTCGACGGCGTGCTGGCCTTCGGCGAGGTGCTGCGCGAGGTGTACCGCGACCGCTTCGGCGTGGAGCGCGCGTGGACGCTGCACGAAGCCGCCGACACCGTCCGCTTCCGCCCGCTGGACGTGCCCAAGACGCAGGACGTCGTGTGGATCGGCAACTGGGGGGATGAAGAGCGCACGCAGGAGCTGCGCGATTTCTGGCTGGCCCCCGCGTCCCGCAACCGCGACCTGCGCTGGACCGCGCACGGCGTCCGCTATCCGGAATACGCCCTCGCCGAGTTGCGAGAAGCGGGGGTGGAGTTCCGTGGATGGGCGCCGTCGCTGCGCGTGCCGGAGGCGTTCTCATCCGCGCGCGCCACGCTGCACGTGCCGCGGCGGGCGTACGTGGAGGCGCTGGCGGGCATCCCCACCATCCGCGTCTTCGAGGCGCTGGCGTGCGGCATCCCCCTGGTCTGCGCCCCGTGGAGCGACGCCGAGGGTCTCTTCCGCCCCGGCGACTACGCCGTCGCGGAGACGCCCGCCGAGATGGAGGCCACCCTCCTGCGCCTGGTGCGCGGCGAGGACGAGGCGCGCCGCCAGGCGGAGCGCGGTCTGGAGACGATTCTCGCACGCCACACCTGTGACCATCGCGCGGACGAGCTGCTGCACGTCGTGGAAACGCTCGGCGCCGCGGGAAGCGCCGGAACCCGCCCAACCGCCGGAACCGCATGCATCTGACCTTCTTCGGATCGTCGCTCGTATCGTCGTACTGGAACGGCGCGGCGACCTACTACCGGGGCCTCCTGCGCGCCCTCCACGAGCGCGGCCACCGCATCACCTTCTGCGAGCCGGACGCGTACGGCCGCCAGCAGAACCGCGACCTGGCGGAGGACCCGTCGTACGCCCGCGTCATCGTCTACCGCACGGAGGAGGAGCGCGACGAGCTGATGGAGCGCGCCTTCGCGGACAGCGAGTGGGTGATCAAGTGCAGCGGCGTGGGCATCTGGGACGCGGAATTGGAGTCGGCCGTCGCCGCGCGCGCGGGCGGCGAGGTGATGACGGCGTTCCTGGACGTGGACGCGCCGGCTACGCTGGGGCGCATCGCGGCGGACCCGGCTGACCCCTTCCGCGCGCACGTTCCGCGTTACGATCACATCCTGACCTATGGCGGCGGACCGCCGGTGGTGGCGGAGTACGAGCGGTGGGGCGCCCGCGCGTGCACCCCCATCTACAACGGCCTGGACCCCGAGGAGCACCGCCCCCTGCCGCGCGGCGGCGCGCCGAAGTGGGACCTCCTCTTCATGGGGAACCGCCTGCCGGACCGCGAGGCGCGAGTGGACGAATTCTTTTTCCGCGCCGCTTCGCTCTGTCCCGAGGCGCGCTTCGCCCTGGGCGGCGAGGGGTGGGGCGACCGTGGGATGCCCGCCAACGTCGAGTACCTGGGCCACGTCCCCACCGCGCGCCACAACGAGGTGAACGCGGCCGCGCGCCTGGTGCTCAACGTGCACCGCGACAGCATGGTGCAGAACGGCTTCTCCCCCGCCACGCGGATGTTCGAGGCCGCAGGCGCGGCGGCCTGCCAGGTGACGGATGCGTGGGTCGGCATCGAGGAGTTCTTTGCGCCCGGCGACGAGATCCTGGTGGCCGCCAATGCGGAAGAGGTGGCGGCGCTGGTGCGCTCCACTGGCGACGAAGACGCGCGGCGCATCGGCGAGGCGGCTCGGAGGCGCGCGATCGAGGCGCACACATACGGCCAGCGCGCGGCACTGCTGGACTCCATCCTGAGGGCACCCGTCGGGAGCGCGGCATGAAGCTCGTCGTCTTCGGCCTGTCGATCTCCTCCAGCTGGGGGAACGGGCACGCCACCACCTACCGCGCGTTGCTGCGGGCCTTCGCGGCGCGGGGGCACGAGGTGGTCTTCTACGAGTGGGACGCGCCCTGGTACGGCGGCGAGAACCGCGACCATCCGGATCCGTCGTACTGCCGGCTCGTCCTCTACCCCACCTGGGAAGACGTCGCCGCCGACGCCGTCGCGGAGGCGCGCGAGGCGGACGCGGTGATCGTGGGCTCGTACGTCAACGAGGGACCGCGGGTGATCGACGCCCTTGCCAGCGCGGGTGTCGATCCCCTCTTCTTCTACGACATCGACACGCCCGTGACGGTGGCAGCGCTGCGCACCGGCGGCGCGGAGTACCTGCGCGCGGACCAGGTGCCGCTCTTCACGCGCTACCTGTCGTTCACGGGCGGTCCCTTTCTGCACG
The sequence above is a segment of the Longimicrobium sp. genome. Coding sequences within it:
- a CDS encoding glycosyltransferase — its product is MRFVFFVHSAVSDWNHGNAHFLRGLMSSLARRGHTVVSYEPRGAWSLENLLADHGVGPVVEFARAYPEIEVRSYDPAAPALDEAVAGADVVLVHEWNDPVVANAIPAAARRAGALVLFHDTHHRPWSQPEAIARFDLAAFDGVLAFGEVLREVYRDRFGVERAWTLHEAADTVRFRPLDVPKTQDVVWIGNWGDEERTQELRDFWLAPASRNRDLRWTAHGVRYPEYALAELREAGVEFRGWAPSLRVPEAFSSARATLHVPRRAYVEALAGIPTIRVFEALACGIPLVCAPWSDAEGLFRPGDYAVAETPAEMEATLLRLVRGEDEARRQAERGLETILARHTCDHRADELLHVVETLGAAGSAGTRPTAGTACI
- a CDS encoding glycosyltransferase, whose product is MHLTFFGSSLVSSYWNGAATYYRGLLRALHERGHRITFCEPDAYGRQQNRDLAEDPSYARVIVYRTEEERDELMERAFADSEWVIKCSGVGIWDAELESAVAARAGGEVMTAFLDVDAPATLGRIAADPADPFRAHVPRYDHILTYGGGPPVVAEYERWGARACTPIYNGLDPEEHRPLPRGGAPKWDLLFMGNRLPDREARVDEFFFRAASLCPEARFALGGEGWGDRGMPANVEYLGHVPTARHNEVNAAARLVLNVHRDSMVQNGFSPATRMFEAAGAAACQVTDAWVGIEEFFAPGDEILVAANAEEVAALVRSTGDEDARRIGEAARRRAIEAHTYGQRAALLDSILRAPVGSAA